From Pseudomonas sp. stari2, a single genomic window includes:
- the dnaA gene encoding chromosomal replication initiator protein DnaA produces MSVELWQQCVELLREELPAQQFNTWIRPLQVEAEGDELRVYAPNRFVLDWVNEKYLGRVLELLDEHGNGLAPSLSLLIGSKRSSAPRAAPNAPLAAAAASLAQANAAPVSAPAPASAPTPAKRATQKTEEVSEEPSRDSFDPMAGAASQQAPVRAEQRTVQVEGALKHTSYLNRTFTFENFVEGKSNQLARAAAWQVADNPKHGYNPLFLYGGVGLGKTHLMHAVGNHLLKKNPNAKVVYLHSERFVADMVKALQLNAINEFKRFYRSVDALLIDDIQFFARKERSQEEFFHTFNALLEGGQQVILTSDRYPKEIEGLEERLKSRFGWGLTVAVEPPELETRVAILMKKADQAKVELPHDAAFFIAQRIRSNVRELEGALKRVIAHSHFMGRDITIELIRESLKDLLALQDKLVSVDNIQRTVAEYYKIKISDLLSKRRSRSVARPRQVAMALSKELTNHSLPEIGDVFGGRDHTTVLHACRKINELKESDADIREDYKNLLRTLTT; encoded by the coding sequence GTGTCAGTGGAACTTTGGCAGCAGTGCGTGGAGCTTTTGCGCGAAGAGCTGCCAGCCCAACAATTCAACACCTGGATCCGTCCATTACAGGTCGAAGCCGAAGGCGACGAGTTGCGTGTCTACGCACCGAACCGTTTTGTTCTGGACTGGGTCAACGAAAAGTACCTGGGACGCGTCCTCGAACTGCTGGATGAGCATGGCAACGGCTTGGCGCCGTCGCTCTCCTTATTAATAGGCAGCAAGCGCAGTTCTGCACCGCGTGCCGCGCCGAATGCACCGTTGGCCGCCGCTGCTGCATCCCTGGCTCAGGCCAATGCCGCACCCGTCAGCGCTCCGGCACCAGCATCGGCTCCAACCCCGGCTAAGCGTGCGACGCAAAAAACCGAGGAAGTCAGCGAAGAGCCGTCCCGCGACAGCTTCGACCCGATGGCCGGCGCGGCTTCTCAGCAAGCGCCAGTGCGTGCCGAACAGCGTACCGTCCAGGTCGAAGGCGCGCTCAAGCACACCAGCTACCTGAACCGCACCTTTACCTTCGAGAACTTCGTCGAAGGTAAATCCAACCAGCTCGCCCGTGCGGCGGCCTGGCAAGTGGCAGACAACCCCAAGCACGGCTACAACCCGCTCTTCCTTTATGGCGGCGTCGGTCTGGGTAAAACCCACTTGATGCACGCGGTGGGTAACCATCTATTAAAGAAGAATCCGAATGCCAAGGTCGTGTACCTGCATTCCGAGCGTTTCGTGGCCGACATGGTCAAGGCGCTGCAACTGAACGCGATCAACGAGTTCAAGCGCTTCTACCGTTCGGTTGACGCCTTGCTGATCGACGACATTCAGTTCTTCGCCCGTAAGGAACGTTCCCAGGAAGAGTTTTTCCACACCTTCAATGCCCTGCTTGAAGGTGGCCAGCAGGTCATTCTCACCAGTGATCGCTACCCGAAAGAAATCGAAGGCCTTGAAGAGCGCCTCAAATCCCGCTTCGGCTGGGGCCTGACGGTCGCCGTCGAGCCGCCGGAGCTGGAAACCCGTGTAGCCATCTTGATGAAGAAGGCTGACCAGGCCAAAGTCGAGTTGCCACACGATGCGGCGTTCTTCATTGCCCAGCGTATTCGCTCCAACGTCCGTGAGCTGGAAGGCGCGCTGAAGCGCGTGATCGCCCACTCGCACTTCATGGGCCGCGACATCACCATCGAGTTGATTCGCGAATCCCTGAAAGATCTGTTGGCATTGCAGGACAAACTGGTCTCTGTGGATAACATTCAGCGCACCGTCGCCGAGTACTACAAGATCAAGATCTCCGACTTGCTGTCCAAGCGCCGTTCGCGCTCGGTCGCTCGTCCGCGTCAGGTCGCCATGGCACTGTCCAAGGAACTGACCAACCACAGCCTGCCGGAAATCGGCGATGTGTTTGGCGGTCGTGACCACACGACGGTGTTGCACGCCTGCCGCAAGATCAACGAGCTTAAGGAATCCGACGCGGACATCCGCGAGGACTACAAGAACCTGCTGCGTACTCTGACCACTTGA
- the dnaN gene encoding DNA polymerase III subunit beta: protein MHFTIQREALLKPLQLVAGVVERRQTLPVLSNVLLVVDGQQLSLTGTDLEVELVGRVQLEEPAETGSITVPARKLMDICKSLPNDALIDIKVDEQKLVVKAGRSRFTLSTLPANDFPTVEEGPGSLTTSLDQSKLRRLIERTSFAMAQQDVRYYLNGMLLEVSTGVIRAVATDGHRLAMCSMQADIGQQDRHQVIVPRKGILELARLLTEPDGNVSIVLGQHHIRATTGEFTFTSKLVDGKFPDYERVLPKGGDKLVLGDRQALREAFSRTAILSNEKYRGIRLQLASGQLKIQANNPEQEEAEEEVGVEYNGGSLEIGFNVSYLLDVLGVMTTEQVRLILSDSNSSALVQESDNDDSAYVVMPMRL, encoded by the coding sequence ATGCATTTCACCATTCAACGCGAAGCCCTGTTGAAACCCCTGCAACTGGTCGCAGGCGTCGTCGAGCGCCGACAGACCTTGCCGGTACTGTCCAACGTGCTGCTGGTTGTCGATGGCCAGCAACTGTCGCTGACCGGTACCGACCTGGAAGTCGAACTGGTCGGTCGCGTGCAACTCGAGGAGCCGGCTGAAACGGGCTCCATCACTGTGCCTGCGCGCAAGCTGATGGATATCTGCAAAAGCCTGCCAAACGATGCGCTGATCGACATCAAGGTTGACGAGCAGAAGCTGGTGGTGAAAGCCGGCCGTAGCCGTTTCACCCTGTCGACCCTGCCGGCCAATGACTTCCCGACTGTGGAAGAAGGCCCGGGCTCGCTGACCACCAGCCTGGATCAAAGCAAGCTTCGTCGCCTGATCGAACGCACCAGTTTCGCCATGGCCCAACAGGACGTGCGTTACTACCTCAACGGCATGCTGCTGGAAGTCTCGACCGGTGTAATCCGTGCCGTGGCCACCGATGGTCACCGTCTGGCGATGTGCTCGATGCAGGCCGACATCGGTCAGCAGGATCGTCATCAGGTGATCGTGCCGCGTAAAGGTATTCTCGAACTGGCACGTCTGCTCACCGAGCCGGACGGCAACGTCAGCATCGTCCTGGGTCAGCACCACATCCGTGCGACCACTGGCGAATTCACGTTCACCTCGAAACTGGTGGACGGCAAGTTCCCGGATTACGAGCGCGTTCTGCCGAAGGGCGGCGACAAGTTGGTACTGGGTGATCGTCAGGCGCTGCGCGAAGCGTTCAGCCGTACCGCGATTCTGTCCAACGAGAAGTACCGTGGCATCCGTCTGCAACTGGCCAGCGGTCAGCTGAAGATCCAGGCGAACAACCCGGAACAGGAAGAAGCGGAAGAAGAAGTGGGCGTGGAATACAACGGCGGCTCCCTGGAAATCGGCTTCAACGTCAGCTATCTGCTCGATGTGCTGGGCGTGATGACCACCGAGCAGGTTCGCCTGATTCTGTCCGACTCCAACAGCAGTGCGCTGGTGCAAGAGTCCGACAATGACGATTCGGCTTACGTTGTCATGCCGATGCGTCTGTAA
- the recF gene encoding DNA replication/repair protein RecF: MSLSRVSVTAVRNLHPVTFSPSPRINILYGANGSGKTSVLEAIHLLGLARSFRSTRLLPVIQYEQLACTVFGQVELAEGGHSALGISRDRQGEFQIRIDGQNARSAAQLAEILPLQLINPDSFRLLEGAPKIRRQFLDWGVFHVEPRFMATWQRLQKALRQRNSWLRHGTLDAVSQAVWDRELCQASAEIDEYRRAYIKALKPVFEQTLSELVELEGLTLSYYRGWDKDRELSAVLAGSVQRDQQMGHTQAGPQRADLRLRLGAHNAADILSRGQQKLVVCALRIAQGHLVSQARRGQCIYLVDDLPSELDESHRRALCRLLEDLRCQVFITCVDHELLREGWQTETPVALFHVEQGRITQTHDHRE; encoded by the coding sequence ATGTCGCTAAGTCGCGTCTCGGTCACCGCGGTGCGCAATCTGCACCCGGTGACCTTCTCCCCCTCCCCCCGAATCAATATTCTTTACGGCGCCAACGGCAGCGGCAAAACCAGTGTTCTGGAAGCCATTCATCTGCTGGGGCTTGCCCGTTCGTTTCGTAGCACCCGGCTATTACCGGTCATCCAGTATGAACAGCTTGCCTGTACCGTATTCGGTCAGGTCGAGCTTGCCGAAGGTGGCCACAGTGCATTGGGGATCTCTCGCGATCGTCAGGGCGAATTCCAGATCCGCATCGACGGTCAGAATGCCCGCAGTGCCGCGCAACTGGCGGAGATCCTGCCGCTGCAGTTGATCAACCCCGACAGCTTCCGTCTGCTGGAAGGTGCGCCAAAGATTCGCCGGCAGTTTCTCGACTGGGGCGTATTCCACGTCGAGCCGCGGTTCATGGCCACATGGCAGCGTTTGCAGAAGGCCTTGCGCCAGAGAAACTCCTGGCTGCGGCATGGTACACTTGACGCCGTTTCGCAAGCGGTTTGGGACAGGGAACTGTGCCAGGCCAGCGCTGAAATCGATGAATACCGCCGCGCTTACATCAAAGCCTTGAAACCAGTCTTTGAACAAACCTTGAGCGAACTGGTTGAGCTCGAAGGTTTGACGCTCAGCTATTACCGAGGCTGGGACAAGGACCGGGAATTGAGCGCCGTACTTGCCGGATCCGTGCAACGGGACCAGCAAATGGGTCATACCCAGGCCGGGCCACAACGGGCTGACTTGCGTCTTAGATTGGGCGCACACAACGCCGCGGACATCTTGTCCCGGGGGCAGCAGAAGTTGGTGGTCTGTGCGTTGCGGATTGCCCAAGGGCATCTGGTGAGTCAGGCCCGACGCGGCCAGTGTATTTATCTGGTGGATGACTTGCCGTCCGAGCTGGACGAGAGCCACCGTCGCGCGCTGTGCCGCTTGCTGGAAGACTTACGCTGCCAGGTCTTTATCACCTGTGTAGATCACGAATTATTGAGGGAAGGCTGGCAGACGGAAACGCCAGTCGCTCTGTTCCACGTGGAACAGGGCCGTATCACCCAGACCCACGACCATCGGGAGTGA